Part of the Deinococcota bacterium genome is shown below.
GCGCTGACCATCTTCACCATGTCGATCCTCGCCAAGCTCGGCAGCGAATACGTCGAGGCCATCGACCCGGGACCTTTAGAAGCCCTCAAAGCGACTGGGGCGAGCGGCACACAGGTGGTCGTCTTCGGCGTGGTGCCGCAGGTCGCCGCCAACATGATCTCCTTTATCCTCTACATCTTCGAGGTCAACGTGCGCGCCTCGACGGTGCTCGGCTACGTCGGCGCCGGCGGCATCGGCCAGCTCTTGCGCACCTATATCGCCGACTTCGACTATCCGGCCATCGCCGTCTTGCTTATCATCGTCTTCGCGGTGGTCCTGGTCATCGACGGCGTCTCCGCCTTTGTGCGCTCGAGGCTCACCTGATGGCGACCCCGAAAGCGACGGCAAAAGGGCGTTCCGCCGACCCCGCCCGCATCCCCCCAATCCCGCCCCACGCGCGCAGGACCAAGCTCTTCCAGTACACGCTCGCCTTTACCCTGATAGGCGTCACCGCGCTCTGCCTCTTGACGCTCGGCGACGTCAACTGGGCGCGGGTGGCGAGCGGGCTCGAGCGCAACCTCATGCCGCTCCTGCGCGGCTTCGCGAATCCCTCGAGCGAGATCTTCGACCGCGCCTTCGCGGCGATGATGGAGACGCTCTACATGGCCGTCATCGGCACCGTCATCGGCGGCGTCCTAGCGGTGCCGCTGGCCTTTTTGTCCGCCGCCAACTTAGTCGGCGGCAACCGCTTCGCCTTTCCCGGCCGGGGCTTTTTAGCCGGGGTGCGCGTCTTTCCCGAACTGCTCTTCGCCATCATCTTCGTGGCGGCCATCGGCCCCGGCGCGGTGGCGGGCATCATGGCCTTGGGCGTCAACTCGGTGGGCTTTTTGGGCAAGATGTTCGCCGACATCATCGAGTCGATCGACCCCGGTCCCGGTGAGGCCCTAAAGGCCACGGGCGCCGGGCCGGTTCACACCTTCGTCTACGCCGTCATTCCCCAGGTCATGCCCGAATTCGCCTCGAACGTCCTCTACCGCTTCGAGATCAACCTGCGCGCGGCGGCCATCTTGGGTCTCGTCGGCGCCGGGGGCATCGGGCTGTTGCTCATCCAACGCATCCAGTTCCGGCGCTGGTCGGAGATCTCCACCATCTTGCTGATCATCATCGCCTTCGTGGTGGTGGTGGACGTGCTCAGCTCGTACATCCGCAAGCGCATCGTATAGAGACAGGACTGAGGACTGAGAAGAAAGCGGGTTTCTCCTGTTAGAGTAGCTTTATGCGAACGCTCCTTCTCACCCTCCTCTTGGCCTTTGGCTTCAATGTGCAGGCGCAGTCGCTGTGGTTTGAGGTCGGCCTCGGCTATATCGAGACGGCGCCCGAGGTCTATGCGGCCGGGCCCAAGGTTGGGCTGCGCGGCAGCGTGCCTCTCAGCGCTGAAGCCTTTGGCCCCGAAGCCTTCGTGGCGCTGGCCATCCGCGGCGGGCTGGTCATGGACGCCGGCGTGTGGGCGGCCTTTGCACCCGGCGGCAGCGACCTCTTCGGCCTGCAAAGCTACGCCGGCGCCGGGCTCAGCTACACGCAGGGCGAACTCGGCCTGGCCTTCGCCCTGGCGCTCGCTTACGAGCTCGAGCGCGACCTGGCGGTGAGCCTCGCCTACACCCACCGGCCTGTCTTCAGCCCCCGCTTTGCCCAGGCCTTCGATATCGCGCTGGGCCTCAAGCTCTCCTTGGATTAAGAAACTAGTGCGGGATTAAGGAACTAGCGCGCGCCGGCGATCAGCCTGAGGCCGGCCAAGGTGAGCAGCGGCTCGGTGACCATAACCTCCTCGCAGAGGCCCTCGAGGGTGGTGGCGAAGCCGCCCGTGGCGATAACCAGAGGCGCACCCAGGGCCGGGTCGATCTCGCGCTTGAAGCGCCTGACCATGCCGTCCACCATGCTGGCGTAGCCAAAGACCAGGCCCGACTGCAGGGCGGTGACGGTGTTCTTGCCGACCGCCGCGGCGGGCGCGACCAGGTCCACCCGGGGCAGCTTGGCGGCGCGGGCAAAGAGCGCATCGGCCGCGATCATCGGGCCGGGCGCCAGGGCCACGCCCAGAAGGCGGTTGGGCTTTAGGACCAGGTCGAAGTTGGTGGCGGTGCCGAAGTCCACCACGACGAGCGCCGCGGCGTCGTACTCCAAAGCGGCCACGGCGTTGACGATGCGATCCGCACCGACCTCCCTGGGATTGTCGGTTTCGATAACGAGCAGGTCCGCAACCAGGTCACTCCTCACCACCGTCGCCGTCACGCCCCAGTAGCGCGCCAGTGCCGCGCCGATCTCGCGCTCGGCGGGCGGGACCACGCTCGAGACGATGGCCCGCCGGGGCGGGGGGACGCCGTCGAGCTCGAGCAGGTTTTTGAGGAGCACCGCGTACTGGTCGGCCATGCGCATGCGGTCGGTGGCCACCCGCCAGTGCGCGAGCAGTTCCGGGCCCTCATAAAGGCCCATGACGGTGCTGGTGTTGCCGACGTCTACGGCTAAGAGCATGACTGAGTATAGCAGCGGGGCGTTCACTCTGCCTCTGAATCCTGGCTCCTGAGCCCTGCTTTTTGGTTAGACTGAGCCCCATGAGCATCAAACCCGACTGGTGGATTCGCGAACGCGCCCTACAGGGCATGATCGAACCCTTCACGGACCGGCTGGTGCGCGAGGGCGTGATCTCCTACGGGCTAAGCTCGTTCGGCTACGACCTGCGCGCCGCGCCCGAGTGGCGCATCTTCGTCAACGCTTTCAACACCGTGGTGGACCCCAAGCACTTCGACACCCGCAGCCTGATCGAGACCGAAGGCGACCACTGCATCATCCCGCCCAACTCCTTTGTCCTGACCCGGTCGATGGAGTATCTGCGCATTCCCGAGACGGTGATGGTGGTGGCGCTGGGGAAAAGCTCGTACGCGAGGTGCGGCATCGTCGCCAACGTAACGCCCCTGGAGCCCGGCTGGGAGGGCCACGTCACCTTGGAGCTCTCCAACACCACGCCCTTGCCCGCCAAGGTCTACGCGGGCGAAGGCATCGTGCAGCTGCTCTTTTTCGAGGGCGAGCGGCCCGAGAGGACGTACAAGGACCGCAAGGGCAAGTACCAGGGCCAGCGCGGCGTGACGCTGCCCAAACTCTAAGGAGGGGTCAGGGGTCGGGGGTCAGGGACTGGACAAAAGCCCAACCCCCGACCCCATTTCAGGCTCGCATCTGGGGGACGCGGAGCTGCTCCAAGAGGTCCTCGTCGGCTTCGTCCAAAAAGGCCGGCAGGCGCACGGTGAAGACGCTGCCCTCGCCGTCTTTGCTCTCAGCGCCGATCTCGCCCTGGTGGGTGTCGATGATCTGCTTGGCGATGGCTAAGCCGAGGCCGGTGCCGCCCCCCACGCCCCGGTAGAACTTGCCGAAGATATGGGGCAGCGTCTCTGGCGCGATACCCGGACCCCGGTCGCGCACCCGCATCACGACGTTGCCCTCTTCCTCGCTCAGCTCGAGCCGCACCCCCTCCGGGCCGCCCGCGGCGCGAACCGCGTTGGCGGTCAGGTTGCGCACGAGCTGGCGCAAGCGCTCGGGGTCGCCTAAGAGCAGCAGGCCCGGCTTGGCTTCGACCCGCACGCCCGAGAACTCTTCGGCCACGGGCTGCACGATGTCGAGGTAGGGATCCAGCAGGTGCGGGTCGTACTCGCGCACGAGCTCGCCACGGGAGAGCTGAAGCAGGTCGGCCACCAGCCGCGACATCGTCTGCGAGATGCGCCTCGCGTCCTGGAGCTCGCTGGCTGCCTCGGGACCGGCCCGGCGCACGGCGCGATCCAAGAAGCCCTGCAGGCTGGTGAGCGGCGTTCTCAGCTCGTGACTGGTCTCGGCAAGAAAGGCGCGCTGCGCGTCAAAAGAAACCTTGAGGCGCCCGGTCAGGTCGTTTAGGACACTGGC
Proteins encoded:
- the phnE gene encoding phosphonate ABC transporter, permease protein PhnE — translated: MATPKATAKGRSADPARIPPIPPHARRTKLFQYTLAFTLIGVTALCLLTLGDVNWARVASGLERNLMPLLRGFANPSSEIFDRAFAAMMETLYMAVIGTVIGGVLAVPLAFLSAANLVGGNRFAFPGRGFLAGVRVFPELLFAIIFVAAIGPGAVAGIMALGVNSVGFLGKMFADIIESIDPGPGEALKATGAGPVHTFVYAVIPQVMPEFASNVLYRFEINLRAAAILGLVGAGGIGLLLIQRIQFRRWSEISTILLIIIAFVVVVDVLSSYIRKRIV
- a CDS encoding HAMP domain-containing histidine kinase, translating into MIRRRGIPLRWRMTILSGLAIAILSTTASLLAFWVVRQSLFETLERGLRADVRNLTQVYTQRGEGTVVPQEGPTGGIHVQLYGLDDVLLAGSSELYTQVAIDASVVRAAAEGEGVRMWRGTLDGRQVSAALLRNEAPSLIVAVLATTGHINVALRQLAQALALSALLLSLVSTLVGYLVAATSMKPITALATLAAKLDAEHLEPIPYRGPPDEVGQLASVLNDLTGRLKVSFDAQRAFLAETSHELRTPLTSLQGFLDRAVRRAGPEAASELQDARRISQTMSRLVADLLQLSRGELVREYDPHLLDPYLDIVQPVAEEFSGVRVEAKPGLLLLGDPERLRQLVRNLTANAVRAAGGPEGVRLELSEEEGNVVMRVRDRGPGIAPETLPHIFGKFYRGVGGGTGLGLAIAKQIIDTHQGEIGAESKDGEGSVFTVRLPAFLDEADEDLLEQLRVPQMRA
- the dcd gene encoding dCTP deaminase — its product is MSIKPDWWIRERALQGMIEPFTDRLVREGVISYGLSSFGYDLRAAPEWRIFVNAFNTVVDPKHFDTRSLIETEGDHCIIPPNSFVLTRSMEYLRIPETVMVVALGKSSYARCGIVANVTPLEPGWEGHVTLELSNTTPLPAKVYAGEGIVQLLFFEGERPERTYKDRKGKYQGQRGVTLPKL
- a CDS encoding type III pantothenate kinase, translated to MLLAVDVGNTSTVMGLYEGPELLAHWRVATDRMRMADQYAVLLKNLLELDGVPPPRRAIVSSVVPPAEREIGAALARYWGVTATVVRSDLVADLLVIETDNPREVGADRIVNAVAALEYDAAALVVVDFGTATNFDLVLKPNRLLGVALAPGPMIAADALFARAAKLPRVDLVAPAAAVGKNTVTALQSGLVFGYASMVDGMVRRFKREIDPALGAPLVIATGGFATTLEGLCEEVMVTEPLLTLAGLRLIAGAR